One Aegilops tauschii subsp. strangulata cultivar AL8/78 chromosome 7, Aet v6.0, whole genome shotgun sequence genomic window carries:
- the LOC120968876 gene encoding uncharacterized protein, which yields MLADGGSGLNLISPDVIKRLQIPEEDLKKTGMFQGINPGRSQPNGKITLPVTFGSELNYRMEKIIFDVVKISLPYNGILGRPALAKFMAASHYAYNMLKMPGTISVITINSDKKDALICADQLYREAVAASVDKAFAPADKAPRGKKRKKTGKTTSSGKHAYLDCCTPIEDVP from the coding sequence ATGCTAGCTGACGGTGGGTCCGGTCTCAACTTGATCTCACCTGatgtgatcaagaggctgcagATTCCAGAAGAGGATTTGAAGAAGACTGGCATGTTCCAAGGAATCAATCCAGGAAGAAGCCAGCCGAACGGCAAAATCACCTTGCCGGTGACGTTTGGCAGTGAGCTCAATTACAGGATGGAGAAAATCATCTTTGACGTCGTTAAGATTTCATTACCTTACAATGGAATCCTTGGACGCCCGGCACTTGCGAAGTTTATGGCTGCATCCCATTATGCCTACAacatgctgaagatgcctgggacgATAAGTGTCATCACCATCAACTCTGACAAGAAAGATGCATTGATCTGTGCTGATCAACtataccgggaagcagttgcagcatcTGTCGACAAGGCATTTGCTCCCGCCGACAAAGCTCCCagggggaagaagaggaagaagaccggcaagaccacTAGCTCTGGCAAGCACGCCTATTTGGATTGTTGCACTCCCATTGAGGATGTGCCATAG